In one window of Helianthus annuus cultivar XRQ/B chromosome 17, HanXRQr2.0-SUNRISE, whole genome shotgun sequence DNA:
- the LOC110875644 gene encoding uncharacterized protein LOC110875644 — protein MNGLLIREDDTVKANSVKEKILDDDWWDKVSYILSFTEPIYDMIRIYKKEKLPLSARSIFYDVVHQVLVSQWTKNNTPLHCLAHSLNPRYYSDAWLLEDSKRLPPHRDGEISQEKQTCFRRLFPNDDEHDRVLEEYALFSMKVGPFEDLICITKMDTMEPKSWWANFGAQTPLLQTLAFKLLGQPSSSSCAERNWSTYAFIHSLRRNRLTTSRAQDLVYIHNNLRLLSRAPNDGVNMWDVGGDAFDSMEDVGFLEFADLSLDEPELESDLLVNV, from the exons ATGAATGGGCTTCTTATAAGAGAGGATGACACGGTGAAAGCTAACTCTGTTAAAGAGAAGATTTTGGATGACGATTGGTGGGATAAAGTATCATACATTCTTAGTTTTACTGAACCGATATATGATATGATTAGA ATCTACAAGAAAGAAAAACTTCCCTTATCTGCTCGTAGTATCTTTTATGATGTTGTGCATCAAGTTTTAGTGTCTCAGTGGACGAAGAATAACACTCCTCTACATTGTTTAGCACACTCTTTAAATCCAAG ATATTATAGTGACGCATGGTTACTTGAGGATAGTAAAAGACTCCCTCCTCATAGGGATGGAGAAATTTCACAAGAGAAGCAGACTTGTTTTAGGAGATTGTTTCCTAATGATGATGAGCATGATAGAGTCTTGGAGGAGTATGCTTTGTTTTCAATGAAGGTTGGTCCTTTTGAAGATTTAATATGTATTACAAAGATGGATACTATGGAACCCAAGTCATGGTGGGCTAACTTTGGTGCTCAAACCCCTCTTCTCCAAACTTTAGCTTTTAAATTACTTGGACAACCTAGTTCGTCTTCATGTGCTGAGCGAAATTGGAGCACCTATGCATTTATCCACTCGCTTAGGAGGAACAGATTGACTACAAGTCGTGCTCAAGACTTGGTTTATATCCACAACAATCTTCGGCTTTTGTCTAGGGCCCCTAATGATGGTGTAAATATGTGGGATGTGGGTGGAGATGCTTTTGACTCGATGGAAGATGTAGGATTTTTGGAGTTTGCTGATCTTTCATTAGATGAACCGGAACTTGAAAGCGATTTGCTTGTTAACGTTTGA